A single region of the Polyangiaceae bacterium genome encodes:
- a CDS encoding VWA domain-containing protein, with protein MSPYRTTLVALSSVLALAYFGCSSSDGGGGGGGNGGSANGAGNGGTSGTGTGASSGNGGTGNIISTDGGGTGGSGATDGGCTSATAIGELVPANLLFLIDRSGSMNCNLPSDGQSTAQCEAQPIPLIDPNTSKWILTRNALKQAISDLQTAPNVSAGLTMFPVDGTDCGVQQTPNILVQQLDATQNTNLDNFLDTVTPKGNTPLAGATILSYAYLLDQLSKSNLPGNKFVVLLTDGFETCKPDEIPKLLGKDVPDAYGLLGIRTFVIGVPGSEDGRALLSQIAYEGGTAKSSTCVHNASPADVGDCHFDMTTSQNFGQDLKDALTAISGAALACEIDVPAPPPGKKIDFDQIGVQLNGGDITKDDSVACDQGANGWQLTSDKKKILLCGSACDDAKKPNAELKVVLGCLQDIR; from the coding sequence GTGAGCCCTTATCGCACTACTCTTGTCGCCCTATCGAGCGTTTTGGCCCTCGCGTACTTCGGCTGCAGCAGCAGCGACGGCGGTGGCGGTGGTGGGGGCAACGGCGGCAGCGCCAACGGCGCGGGCAATGGCGGCACGTCGGGGACGGGCACGGGTGCGTCGTCCGGCAACGGCGGCACGGGCAACATCATCAGCACCGACGGCGGCGGCACCGGCGGCAGCGGCGCCACCGATGGCGGCTGCACCTCCGCCACGGCGATCGGCGAGCTGGTACCCGCGAACCTGCTGTTCTTGATCGACCGCAGCGGCAGCATGAACTGCAACTTGCCCTCCGACGGCCAGAGCACCGCGCAGTGCGAGGCCCAACCCATCCCGCTGATCGATCCCAACACCAGCAAGTGGATCCTGACCCGCAACGCCCTGAAGCAGGCGATCTCGGATCTTCAGACTGCGCCCAACGTGAGCGCGGGGTTGACCATGTTCCCGGTCGACGGCACCGACTGCGGCGTGCAGCAAACGCCGAACATCCTGGTGCAACAGTTGGACGCGACGCAGAACACGAACCTCGACAACTTCTTGGACACCGTCACGCCCAAGGGCAACACGCCTTTGGCCGGCGCCACCATTCTCTCCTACGCGTACCTGCTCGATCAGCTGAGCAAATCGAATCTGCCGGGCAACAAGTTCGTGGTGCTGCTCACGGATGGCTTCGAGACCTGCAAGCCCGACGAGATCCCGAAGCTCCTTGGCAAGGACGTGCCCGACGCCTACGGCTTGCTCGGCATCCGCACCTTCGTGATCGGCGTGCCGGGTAGCGAGGACGGCCGCGCGCTCCTATCGCAGATCGCCTACGAGGGCGGCACCGCCAAGAGCTCCACCTGCGTGCACAACGCCTCCCCGGCGGACGTGGGCGACTGCCACTTCGACATGACCACGTCGCAGAACTTCGGTCAGGACCTGAAGGACGCCCTCACCGCCATCAGCGGCGCGGCGCTGGCCTGCGAGATCGACGTCCCGGCGCCGCCCCCCGGCAAGAAGATCGACTTCGATCAGATCGGCGTGCAGCTGAACGGCGGCGACATCACCAAGGACGACTCCGTGGCGTGCGATCAGGGCGCCAATGGTTGGCAGCTCACGAGCGACAAGAAGAAGATCCTCCTGTGCGGCTCGGCTTGCGACGACGCCAAGAAGCCGAACGCCGAGCTCAAGGTCGTGCTCGGCTGCCTGCAAGACATCCGGTAG